A window of Nicotiana sylvestris chromosome 8, ASM39365v2, whole genome shotgun sequence genomic DNA:
ACTGGATGAATCCTAGCGAGGTAATAAccaagaaatatatatatttatatatataaattaggcaaaatacttacctcaaagaagctagacAGATACTCTATGATGACCTTCTTGAGTGAAaaacctccggacggctcaaatctagccaaaataacttcaaatcataaataaaactcataggAAATAATTTCGGATAATAAAGCATCGATCTTTAATTAAAACTAAAAAGCCAATCCCGGGCTAGCACCTCGGAACctgataaaattcacaaaactcgAATACTCATTCCAATATGATTCcatccataccaaaattatcaaattccgatatcgAATAGcccttcaaatcctcattttacATTTGAAAGATTTTTAcaaaattttccattttcttCCCTCTCAATTCACTAATTTAACGATATAAATAAGTATGAAATTATGAAATGTAATCAATTTCTGATATAAATTACTTAACTCAATCGAATAAGTGAAGAACCCCTCAAAAATTGCTCAAATTCAAGGtctacaactcaaaatatgataaaaatgatGAAACCCCCGTTTTTTGAAACCTCTCCAGGCAAGTCGCATTTGACACCTGAGATTTATAAATTACTTTGACACCTGTTACTTATAAATCGCATTTGACACCTGGGACTTATAAATCGCATTTGATACCTGGGATTTATAAATCGCATTTGACACCTGGGACTTATAAATCGCATTTGACACCTGCGATTTGCCTCTGTTCCCTCAaacaccagaaaccagcaatcTTTCCCAACTCGAAAATTGGCATAACTCCCTCGTACGACCTCGAAATGCGACGATTATTGTTGTTATGGTTTTGTAATTACGATATGGATCTAATGGTTCAATCGAATCATAAATAAAAGGTCGTTTGCACAATGTGATACCCTTTATGCCAAAAGAAACAAAGCCGAAATATCAAATAAGAGCGTGGCACAATCCAAGCccatctaaaactcacccgaagcCCATGTGACCCCAACcaaatatactaacaagtccaaaaatattatacGAACTTGCTCGAAGCCTAAAATTGGctcaacactagaatcatgaatcgtgcatcgattcaagcctaagaaacttATGAACTTCCCATTTTCAAAACTAATGTTGATTcataccaaaccaactccgattgacttcaaattttgcacacaagtcataaatgacagtatgtacctattccaacttccgaaactGGGATCCGTCCCCGacatcaataaagtcaactcccggtcaaactttccaaaatcttccattctttccaactttcgccaattcatgccGAAACGACCTACCGACCTCCAAATTCAAATCCGGACgcacacctaagtccaaaatcaccatgcAAAGcaattggaatcatcaaaacgcTATTTCAGAGTcgtctacacataagtcaaactccggtcaactcttacCGCTTAAGGCTAAAAAATAAGAATCCTTCTTTTAAATTGATTCTGAATCATccgaaaaccaaactcgaccaCACACACAATACGAAGCTTATCAAAGCCTTAAACCACCAAACAGAGCGCTAATTTTCAAAACGACCAATTAGGTTGTTACATAAGCCCAGGGCTCGGCTAAGTAGTAAAAATTTGAAACATGTGAATTGAAATACATAAAGTGAAAGTCATATAAATCTCCCATATCAAGGTGCCTCGACTAAGAGCGGGACTTACAAATCATTTGAATTGAAATGACTTGCAATGTTTTTTTAACTTTGAAGTTAAATACTACTAGAATATAGGTTACTTGCATTGCCCTGGAATAAGAAAAAGGATCATAAAAAGTTACTACCATAAGTAGGGGGATAGTTATTCATATGGTTATCAAACTATCCAAAATTATGGACTAaagttatttttctttcatttgtaAGGAACGTCACACAGATGGTTACTCAATCGAAATTATCAAACTTTTCGATGAAAAAATGTGACGTAACAGTCCACATGGATTTTTAATATTTTTGGACCAAATAAAATCAAACTATAAAATGCAATTATGTTGTAAATgcatctctcttcttcttatcaaaagcatatcccttttttttttcttcataattttactttagttttataaaataataatgaGTACGAGATTAAGGACTAAAGACTAGAGTAACCCGTGTTCCTCTTTTCTCAATAACCTGTATACtttttttaggatttttcttCTACTTTTTATAAATAATAATGGGTACGAGATTACGAGATTAATACTAGAGTGAAaccatgaaaaaaaatattttttataagaaAAAGAGAGATGCAATTGCAACAGGGATCTGTTTTAGTGTTTGATTTTATTTAGCgggtaaatttttatttttagtaggTTAGGTTGGGTGTATGGTGGATTTTCTATATTTTATTTGgatgttaattattttatttgatccagaaaaataaaaatttatatgGACTGCCACATCATATTTTTCCATTGGAAACTTTAATAATTCCGGTTAAGTGATTATTTGTGTGCaatagaaataattaaatgacttttttaaaagaaaagtgacTCAGtttataattttggatagttaagCTATAAGCTTAAAGTAGGTATGTATAGCCCAAAACAACATGACAGAGTTACGTTGTAATTAGCAGGCAAAAAATTTAGCTGCCTATCAAAAAATTGCAGTACCTAAATTAGCACAGTACTTTATATATTAATTCTACATTGGGTGATGTTGGAGGGAATTGCTTCATCTCCTTCTGTCATTTTCATTCCTCGATGATTGTAGTGTTCATAAGTCCCAGCGAATATTTTCTTGAGCACGcttcttgttttgtttttctttaaagAGTGTAAATAGGAAATGGGAGAGCCACTTTTTGGATTACACCTCTCCATCTTACTCTTTTATTGTCTATAAATTTAGAGGTTTGACCTCATTTTTCAAACATTGAAAATTCTGAAATTTCTCTCATTTTCTTTGCATTGTTTTCCAAAACAAAACATAAGTGTCGTGTGTGATTTGTTCCGCCTTATTGCGTTCGTTGAAACACTGGGGATTGAAGTACCGCTATACCTGTGAGTAATATATtctactaggaggggattaagttcCTTAATCACTGGGCTCGGATTTGATTTTGTTCTTTCAATGCATTTCTGTTTCTGTTTTACTTTGCAGAATTTTCTGTTTTGAACACAGTTTATCAACAATCTTAAAGAACTTAAAGCATTGGAAGAATAAAATTAAATTCGAGCCCACTGATTAAGGAACTTAATCCTTCCTAGTAGAACAGATTACTCACACTGGTATaatggtacttcaaaccccaatgTTTCAACGAACGCAATAAGGCGGAACAAATCACACATGACACTTATGTTTTGTTTTAGATAACAATgcaaagaaaaagggaaaatttTCAATGTTTGAAAAATGAGGCCAAACCTCTAAATTTATAAACATTGAAAGGGTGAGATGAAGAGGTGCAATCCACAATATGCCTCTTTCATTTCCTATTGACACACTTAGTAGATTAATGCATGTTACTCAGAGAGACAGATTACATGATAAGCTATGATAGTTGAACTCTCTCTCTTGAAATAGTTAAATAAATTCATATACAGCACCTTAGTGCATAATGACCAAAGTCAAGGATGTAATACATACGATATCAACAACAACTAATAATCGAAGTCATGGCACTTCTTGGGTTTCAATCATACAAGATCTTGTACATCAATTTCTTCAACATTGGGTGATGCTCGACGGTATTGTTTTATCTCATTCATCATTTGTCTTCCCGGCCGAAGAAGGAGACATGAATAATTCCAAATGAAAATTTGCTTATGTAATGGTGCAGATGCTAGTATAAACCTCACAAATTCCATTTCCATCTCAAGACCACCAAAAGTACTCATATGTACTCTTTGAAAAGAGAATAATTGGGCTCgtaaaaattgtacaacaggTTCCACATTATTGTCCGCTGACTGTAAAGGAATTTCGGGAAGAATGGTTAGGCGAGTTCAGTGGAAATTCAGTCACTTTCAAGAGAAAATAGGAGAGTACTTACACATCTAATAGTAAGCTGTTGTAATTTAGGGCAGTTTGTAATCGAGTAAACAGCAACCGAAACCTCCTCAACATTTCTGAAAGACATGTCCGTTTCCAGAATTTTGACATTGTTCAGAGCAGTCGGGGGATTTTCTGGCAGACCTCCCATGGTCAAGTACTAGAAGCACGTCAAAAATTAGTTAAAGATACGAATTAGATACATCATTTGGTTATGATATGTACCAAGTTTCACGAGACCATAATAAATATTATTACACATTTCCATTACCTCCAATAACCAACCACGTATATCCAGTTCCCGTAGGGAAGGTATGCAATGGAAGAACTTCATAAAATTTGAACAAACAGGAGATGCATCAGCCGAAACACGTGAATTGAGAGACAGGATAACCCTACCAAGCACAGGGGCATTCTTGAAGCAAAAGGACTTTGATTTTCCTCTAAACTCAAAGAATTTGAGATTAGGGGCATCAATTTCAAGGGTGTCAAAGTCAGTGCACCAAAGCAACCTTAATCGTTCAAGCAATGGGCATTTAGAGATGAGATTCCAAAATATTGATGGAACAAAAGTGACTCTATCAAAATCAAGATTAATAAGCTTCTCAAACCCTTTGAAACCGGGTGGAGGGTAAAACAAGCATTTATGAAATTCCAGATGCCTTAGCTGCTGGAATGTAAAAAGGTGAGAAGGTAAATGATATATGTTGCCTGACCATATGTGAAGGGTGAATTCCTGGATATTTTTCTTTGACAAGAAGAGTATCCAGTGATCAATATCAGGACAACTTTTCAAGTTAAAGCCTCCGAGTTTAAACTTCAGTATTGGTCCTTTATGGAGTAATAGGACTTGGTAAATGATCGTCTTAGCTTCTTGATAATGTGCAAATGACCCGAAAAAGTCATAACCAAAATCAAGTTCTTGACGTGTT
This region includes:
- the LOC104226317 gene encoding F-box/FBD/LRR-repeat protein At1g13570-like, whose protein sequence is MKSARRSDVDTISNLPCNVLDEILGCLPLKDAVKTSILSKHWRYKWATRQELDFGYDFFGSFAHYQEAKTIIYQVLLLHKGPILKFKLGGFNLKSCPDIDHWILFLSKKNIQEFTLHIWSGNIYHLPSHLFTFQQLRHLEFHKCLFYPPPGFKGFEKLINLDFDRVTFVPSIFWNLISKCPLLERLRLLWCTDFDTLEIDAPNLKFFEFRGKSKSFCFKNAPVLGRVILSLNSRVSADASPVCSNFMKFFHCIPSLRELDIRGWLLEYLTMGGLPENPPTALNNVKILETDMSFRNVEEVSVAVYSITNCPKLQQLTIRCSADNNVEPVVQFLRAQLFSFQRVHMSTFGGLEMEMEFVRFILASAPLHKQIFIWNYSCLLLRPGRQMMNEIKQYRRASPNVEEIDVQDLV